One stretch of Prosthecobacter dejongeii DNA includes these proteins:
- a CDS encoding putative Ig domain-containing protein: protein VSPQMPVNGKGEQAALAELVQSRHGSLAQAYRMSEVGEALDTRIQNVNERGDTVPPVAGRDSDGDGLSDLEEVLLGASRDTVLRVGDFVDLNLGAFATGGQTLKIVGRLPAGLTFNATTGRLSGVLSGTAALYDLQLLVMQGTIPLRAYNLQLTVEAFPARLLAGYEALLVGIDDLPKGILRLSVTRPSLWTGSLEVIGQGRRSGTGSFVLVPGRQSSEIQMVFKGTATVPQANVTVTINAESALVSGTFTSGTVTGELRGFRLASLGGSPPAIRKLNLVLDAGVQDGVTYPAGFGWAKGSVTTKGAVSFKGQLGDTQAITLTANLGVTGQALVWTQPYRNKVDSYFGGIVPLPNVGQPEATVEQLTPGTWWFKAADEKELSYFAGFAEPLPVNAVAAAFDTIKTSDELSTALGLTASTLNVEIEGSGLSSTTGVPVLLPTAFNLATNFSLTTSAPVSGSPAAWTGKINKADGSLTGTLTLPVTSSNLASKAPVTGVLLPGLPSGNTIGAGLIRVTVPGKKGQFQTSSLLIEK, encoded by the coding sequence GTGAGCCCGCAGATGCCGGTGAATGGGAAGGGAGAGCAAGCAGCGCTGGCAGAGCTGGTGCAGAGTCGGCATGGAAGTTTGGCGCAGGCGTATCGAATGAGTGAAGTGGGAGAGGCATTGGATACACGGATCCAGAACGTGAATGAGCGAGGGGATACAGTGCCCCCAGTGGCAGGCCGTGACAGCGATGGCGATGGCTTGTCTGACCTGGAGGAAGTCCTTCTGGGAGCTAGCCGCGATACCGTCCTGCGTGTGGGTGATTTTGTAGACCTGAACCTGGGCGCATTCGCCACCGGGGGCCAGACCTTGAAGATCGTGGGCCGCCTACCTGCTGGACTAACATTCAATGCAACCACAGGTCGCCTCAGTGGTGTCTTGAGTGGTACAGCCGCCCTTTATGACCTGCAATTGCTGGTCATGCAGGGAACCATCCCCCTCAGAGCCTACAATCTACAGTTGACGGTAGAAGCCTTCCCTGCACGTCTCTTGGCTGGTTATGAGGCACTCCTTGTCGGTATTGATGACCTCCCTAAAGGCATCCTGCGCTTGAGCGTGACCCGGCCTAGCCTGTGGACAGGTTCCTTGGAAGTGATCGGCCAGGGCCGCCGTTCTGGGACGGGCAGCTTCGTGCTGGTGCCGGGACGTCAAAGCTCGGAAATACAAATGGTCTTCAAAGGCACAGCTACAGTGCCTCAGGCCAATGTCACCGTGACCATCAATGCAGAGTCGGCCCTGGTATCCGGCACCTTTACTTCTGGCACTGTGACTGGTGAACTTCGAGGCTTCCGTCTGGCCTCTCTAGGGGGTAGCCCACCGGCCATTCGTAAGCTGAACCTCGTTCTGGATGCAGGTGTGCAAGATGGCGTGACTTATCCCGCAGGTTTTGGCTGGGCCAAAGGCTCCGTCACCACCAAAGGAGCTGTTTCATTCAAAGGTCAACTGGGCGACACCCAGGCCATTACTTTGACCGCTAACTTGGGCGTGACTGGTCAGGCCTTGGTCTGGACGCAGCCTTATCGGAACAAGGTGGACTCTTACTTCGGTGGTATCGTGCCGTTGCCGAACGTGGGCCAGCCTGAGGCGACGGTGGAACAACTGACGCCGGGAACTTGGTGGTTCAAAGCTGCGGATGAGAAGGAACTTAGCTACTTCGCAGGCTTCGCAGAACCTTTGCCCGTCAATGCGGTCGCTGCGGCTTTTGACACGATTAAAACTTCCGACGAATTGAGCACAGCGCTCGGTTTGACTGCTTCTACTCTGAATGTGGAAATCGAAGGTTCAGGCTTGAGCAGCACCACAGGTGTGCCTGTCTTACTGCCAACGGCCTTTAACCTTGCGACGAATTTCTCACTCACCACTTCTGCGCCTGTAAGTGGTTCCCCTGCGGCTTGGACGGGTAAGATCAATAAGGCCGATGGCAGCCTCACCGGCACACTGACCCTACCCGTGACTTCGAGTAACCTCGCCAGCAAAGCTCCGGTCACTGGCGTGTTGCTCCCAGGTCTCCCATCCGGCAATACCATCGGCGCAGGTCTGATCCGCGTGACAGTGCCCGGTAAGAAAGGGCAGTTCCAGACTTCCTCGCTTTTGATAGAGAAATAA